tgaaaataaaataatttttaataaagaatttctttcaaaatttaagaattatGAAACTATTAGAgtgtatttattaaaatgtattacaTGTAATGATAAAATGGATGTCTCTTTAGAATACAATCCTAATGAAGTAGGATGCCACAGTCTTTATACGAACGATGATCAAAGAGAGCAAATAGAAGCTTGCCATTATAGTAGGAATGTAACTAACGCTAACAATGACAATGTCTTTGTTAGAAACATTAATTGCGTTAATTGCTTGTCTTTCAAGAGAGATTTAATTGTCGAGTGTTTCCGAAAAGACGAAATGAGTTGTGTTATGAAAGGAATATACACACTGTTTAATGTAAAGAAATCCATTGTTACATATAACAGTTTGTTAAGAACAGAACTACCTGTACAAATAAAACATCCTTATTCACCTTTTATAATTGCAAATATAGGGTCAGGTATTTCTATTTTAAAGTCAAACGGGCATGGTTGTTATAAGAGAATATCTGGTACAGCTATTGGAGGTGGTACTCTTATGGGGATTGCACAAAcgatattagaaaaaatatcctttgaacaattaataaaattagcaTCTAAAGGAACGACAAATCTTGATTTGAAAGTAAAACATATGAGAGAGGATGCATCTGGTAGTACTTGTATTAATGGACATGCTTTGGCAACTAGTTTTGGGAatgttcaaaaaattttaaaaaaaaaaaaaaaaaaaaaggagaaggaGAAGGAGAagagaattataaaaaccaAGAAATGAACCGAGATATAGCTAGAAGTTTAATCAACATGGTTTCTTACAACGTCGGATACTTGGTTTGTTTACTGGCGAAAATACATAATGTGTTTAGGTAAATTTTTAACACACACTTGATGAAGTGCCCAGCAAATATACACATGCGCACGcacataaaacaaatatagtACAGTATAGTACAATATGGTACAGTATAGTACAATATGGTACAATATAGTACAGTATAGTACAATATGGTACAGTATAGTACAATATAGTACAGTATAGTACAATATGGTACAGTATAGTACAATATGGTACGATATAGTACAATATAGTACAATATAGTACAATATAGTACAATATAGTACAATATAGTACAATATAGTACAATATAGTACAATATAGTACAATATGGTACAGTATAGTACAGTATAGTACAGTATGGTACAGTATAGTACAATATGGTACAATATAGTACAATATAGTACAATATAGTACAATATGGTACAGTATAGTACAATATAGTACAGTATAGTACAGTATGGTACAGTATAGTACAATATGGTACAATATAGTACAATATAGTACAATATAGTACAATATAGTACAATGCAATgtaacataatattatacgCATATCCGTACACGCTTCTTATGTGGTTGACGCATCATGGATATTTGCAGAGAGAACCAGTTTGTATCTGTACAACATATGTGCACCATGTGCAATTTGTgcactctttttttttttttttttttttttccattttcttATCCATTTATTCCTCCATCTACATCTTCATTTCCATTCCCTTTGTAGAATATTCTTCTCGGGGAAATATGTAAGCAATCATGAATGTATAATGGAATCCTTGACAAATGGtgtgtattattattatcgttATTATGGTTTAAACACAACGGAGGTGTGTGATACCCCCGATGATAAGCAAATAAATAACATGCGTATACGTGAAGACAAGGACAAGGATAATGCACGGTACGACAAGAAAAATGCCTACAAACAGGTCAGTCCGTACCCATCTCACTATTCGGTAAGAATAATtcggaaaaaaaggaaaaaataatgaaaaaaaaaaaaaagggaagacGCGGTTCTCTTGCATATATGGAAACTGTTTTACGTGTTAActtgtgtatatacatacgtacatatgtacgcgTATGTATGAGCATGAATGTGTTTTTAAACTTCATTAGTTATGTAGTTACCATTTGTTTTTAGTGGTTATTATGCAGTTCTTGCCTTCCCCACATaagtatatgtgtatgcaaatatatattccagTTATTATggcaaaaattaatatgatTTGTTCTAacaaaactttttttttttgcttcattGCTTATTTCCtttctgctttttttttttttttttttcatttaatacaATTGTTCATTTCCCCCGTATTGCGCTATCCCCTTGGGATTAGTAACAGCCTGTATGaggtaatattttttctttttttatttttttttaagagtaACGATGATAAAACAATTAGTACGGGACAACTTCCAGAAGTTTTATTCCTCAAACATGATGCGTTTTTAGGAGCCATTGGATGCTTTTTCTcctagttttttttttttttttttatttatgcatgaGCGAGCATTTACCTCttatgaaataaatgaacatgtGTATCCGTGTGTATAAGTGTATACCAGCTTTTGTTGATAATTTTCTGTTACCTGTTAATTTGTATTACGGAAATTTTCATGAACATAAGGTATTATGGAAATACTAACATGATTTTGCAAAAGTATACCTGGTCAACCACTATGACTAGTGAACTTACGTGGGACCTATTTTTCCGTACGCTTATAAATAAGGCTTTGTATGATACTTAAGTGGGAATAAAtggatacatacatatttgcaTGCGCGTATGTTTgtttgtatatgtgtgtatatgtgtatgtgtatatatgtgtgtttgtatatgtgtatatatgtgtgtgtgtatatgtgtatgtgtgtatatgggtatgtgtatatgtgtatgtgtgtatatgtgtatatgtgtatgtgtgtatgtatgtatgtatgtgtgcgtCCCATGATGTGTTGTGTTTACCACTTAGCGCACATCAACACTCCTTTTCTCCTATCAATTAGCTCTGCTATgtgaacatatatgtatctgTGCATGCTTCCCTTTTTTTGCGAATTCAATGGTTTCgaaattttctattattatcgAATGGAATGAATTACTACTTGCGTATGAAAGCTCCTTATTTTTACGCGTTTGAaagattaatttttaattttttagtgaattgctttttttccgattttttccttttttcttccttttttcttcctttttttgtttcttttttttttctttttctttttccttctttctttttccttctttctttttccttctttctttttttccttctttctttttttctttctttctttttttccttctttcttttcttttatccttttgtttctttttttttttttttttttttttttttttttttttttttttttttttttttttttttttttttttttttttcattcccgtgcaataattaaaaaggataGGATTCTCAACATATTATTTGCTTCCTCCCTTTTGCCAAATGtattttactataatttctttaaattactaaaaatgaagaataaaCAGTTAGCAGTTCAAAACCttaagaattaaataaacaaagatggtgaaaataataaagcagATTGAGATCgtacattttataattcttaatATTAGCTAGctcaaaaaagaaagaataaaaaataaaataaaaaataaactagcAAGCAAACAATCAAAAAAGCAAACAATCAAACGAGCAAACACACATAcgcacatacacacatatatacatacacacatacacatatatacatatatacatatatacatacacactatatatatatacacgcatATGCAAGAAAAAACTGGGCTTCACAGAAAAACATGTTTTAGTCCTTTCAAAATAAGCCGTTAATTTGACTTCCGCGGGTGAGTAAAAACGAGTCATTCACTGAAGAAGCGAGTGGCATATTCTGTGCACACACCAAGCACTGTAAATATTGCAAACGTTGCAAGCACTGTAAATATTGCAAACGTTGCAAACACTGCAAACGCTGCAAACACTGCAAACGCTGCAAACACTGCAAACGCTGCAAACACTGCAAACGTTGCAAGCACTGTAAATATTGCAAGCACTGTAAATATTGCAAACGTTGCAAACACTGCAAACGCTGCAAACACTGCAAACACTGCAAACATAGTGAGGGCTTTCCTCATGGGGGGAATAAACTGTAGAGGGCTGCAAATATGATAAGCTGGACAGCCGTGTTTTTGTGCCTCTACCACTTAGCATTGTCGGTGTTGGGGTCAttgttttttgaaaattatttgttcAAGGATTTTGATAACAGCTTTAGtcttgtaaaaataattttctgtttttcttttgttctaTGTCTATCATTGTTGTCTATGATTGTATTTGAAATACTTGGTTTCATAACAACAAGTCTGAAGCTGTTTATATGGTATATTGATATAactcttttaattttgtttatttatttaataatccCTGTaagtttaatatatacatacattacaTTTGAAGATGAAAAGACAGCGAAtagtttatttaaatttaaatatttttatactgcACTAACTAAGATGaaacataagaaaaaaaaaatatacctgCCTGATGaagataaaacaaattttatgaGGAAATTAGTGTATGTTAGTGAAGacttaatattaaaaatgaaaaattataataaaaaaataagaaatagaaataaacaaaagatattaaaatttgtagttggttgtattttttttttaccaataATATggtttactttttataaaatttcaatGATTACATTAAAGAACAATAGTGATGTATATGACAAATCagatatatatgatataggTAATATATTgcaagaaaaatttaaactaATAAACAAAGAATTTGCTGAAGAGTATGAtactaataatgaaaatagtcagaattttcttttcatcaaaataatcaaaaatttactgatatatatatccgTTACAGGGATGACAATAGTTAGTGCCTTTTCTGCATTTACTAGTTTATATTCACCTTATACGAAcataagtaatttttttttttttgtaactcttaaaaaagtaaaaatcaTTGAAAAGAAGATTATGTTTATTACTGACGAGTTagcatcaaaaaaaaaaatgcttttgTTACATGATTACCcacatttaattaatttatattctaaaaatgtacattatAATGAATCTTGTTTTTCAAATAAGCTACATTCTTATAATAACAGGAATAGACATAACAACTACACTAAAAACCTACATTTTGATAAAAcctcttctttttataatacttCCGCCAATACGAATAACTACTCTTTTGCTCAAAATGTATGCCTGAATGGATGCGAAAATTTTACCGATAATACTTTTAACTACACCAATAACAATGATACAATAAATCGGTACGTCGACAATTCCCCCCATAATTGTTATGGCATTTTGACATACCACATAGATGATAACTTCAATGTGGAAACGATGCATAGTCACAACGACCATGTGAATCACTGCGGACGGGAAAATAAACATGGTTTGAAACATACAGGGGGGCACAAGAGGGAAGAAGCAGAGGGAGTGGTAATGCCAATGGCAAGGATAGAGCCATTGAACGGTAATGGTAATGTGAACGTGGGTATACGAGATAGCGGAAAAGAGCAAATAAAAAGCAGAGAAAACAAGCAAAGAAagcaaaatgaagaaatcgaatacatacattttaaaCCGTTCAAAAAGTGTAACTTATACTTGGGTAGTCACAAGTCAATATACAAAAACATATACGAAAcgttcataaaaaaagaaaagaattttGGGGGGATATTTAACTTGAATGGAGGGTATGATGAGGTGGAAGGGGTAGTAGTCGAAGAGAAGAAGGAAATGGAAATGTTggagaaaaaaatggatatgttagagaaaaaacaaaaaataaatgtattgaATCTAACGAGTCCACATGAAGAATGTAAAGAAACACATGTAGAAAATCATCATATGTCTATTCTAAACAATAATAGAAGAGAAGTAGAAGTGGATATAAGTACTagaagtagtagtagtaaccGGTTTAGTCCCTTTGTCGAATATATTAATAGCACTAATTCGTTGTATAAACGGAATGTTAAATCTACGAATTTGATggagaataataataataatgataattgtattaatattaatgataatagtactaataataatattaataataatattaataataataatattaataataataataataataataagcatgtggattataaaaaaaaatttatttttttcaaaacgACAGAGAAAGAAGAGGAAAGAGAAGCATACGACGTAGAACATAATGAAGAGACGAAAGAGATAAGCAGTTGTAATGATggggaagaaaaaaacaaatccatctttcataaatataacaacacagtacattcttttaaaaacttatttAGACATTTTGATACTTTACCACAAGATATTAAACACAAGGAGAGTAAGAGTATAAACCGGAGGTATATATctgcttttctttttaatagtTTTCAAAAACCATATAAAACTTTTCAAAGTGTTAAGGAATTTTTTACAGGTAAAAAAgcaaatgttaataaaaaaaataaagagataTTAATACAAGACATAAAAGCATTAGAATATATGGCtaagaatttatatttcttactAGATGAAGTAATAAAGGAACAAATACGAATAAATCAGAGTACAACTTTTTGTggtattttcttatatttattaggAATAATAATGTccatattatgtatatataaaattgtaaaaacctgttatattatttacatgatagaaatatattataggtTTATATCAACCTATAGCAGCGGACATGTGTTAATGCTATTTTATTCaagaaatatgaatatttcatttataaatgatCTCAAAAATGTACTTCATATAgttcatattaatattaatttagaTAATTATGTCATCTCAATAACatctattttgttattatgttttatttttacaaatttaaaaacgtttatggaaaaaattattaaattacgATATTCTACAAAATCGTCCTTATACTCCAATATTGCTATTTTGGTCATGTGCGAAATTATGGACCTATACTTTTCCGCTTATTGTATACAGTTATTTGACTACTTACCCGTTAAGGAGAAGGTTAAAAtgttgtacatatttttcaacAATAATTTGCTCAATTTGTTTAAACTTAAATACCATTTCGATTTTGTCTACGTCATATCGCTCTTTATATCTCTGGCTCTGATCAAGTTGCATCACAAGCACAGGTCTGATCAATTTAGAGAAATATGAGCGGTTCATGAGAAAAAATACGAACGGGTCACATGAAAAAGTATGAGCACTTCATAAGAATAAACACGAAGGGGTCGTATGAATAATAAGTATGAACGGGTCAtgtgaaaaaagaaacacTTTAAATTTGCGTAAATATGATGTGATAATATTCCTAAATATGAAGTTACGGAGTGGATCTACTTCCCAAACGTTTTTGCGAAAATGTGCACTGTGATGAAATGATGTCGTACGAATGAGAATGATGAAAGGGGGGAAgcacaggaaaaaaaaagtaaatatataaataaataaaatgtacaaaaaataacatatataaatatataaataaataaaaaataaaatgtacaaaaagtaaatatataaatatataaataaataaaaaataaaatgtacaaaaaatagcatgtataaatatgtaaataaaagagAACAGTTTCGATGCGCTTTGCACAAGCAGACAAAAACAGGATACTCCGCCCCTATTATaaagttattaaaaaaattatactacGTTGCTTAATATATTTCGAAAATGATTCCTAACATGCGTTGCATGTGTTTATATTCATGAATGAGtcaacttttatatttaatatttttcatttttcattttatattttacatttttttacgttgtactttatttttttgtgtttattgtgatatatttttaatgtgcGTGTACAATTCGGTTGattgtatatgtatgaataagGGTGTGcgtttttcttattttttttactgtttaTTCTGGTCCTTCTCTCAAcgctttttaaaattataacacaTTGTTAATTTGTTTACACTACTATGGAAATACGCAACGAGCACGTAAAAAGTACATGTGCAAGTACAAATGTGCGTGTACCCACACGCACGCTGCTTCATGTTTCCAATATTTGCTGTGTGAATAGACCATATTTGGAAACATACTCATCCCAGCTCTTCTTCTGACTTATCAACGAATTCACAATTTCGACGAGCTCAGAAACGTCAATCCTGATCTGTAACATTGAATTCCTTTCCCTCAGTGTGATAGTTTTATCCCTTATGGTTTGAAAATCAATAGTAACAGCAAATGGTATACCTATTTCATCTGTTCtagcatattttttaccAATAGATACACTGGAATTATCAATTTTTGATGATATGTTATATTCAATTAATAACATTTGTACTTGTTTAATAAAAGGGAGAAAAgatttattatttgatataGACAATATAGAGCATTTAATTGGGGCCAATCTATAAGGTAAGGCTAAATAATATCTTTCTTCCTTATCATCCGTAAAAATTCTAATCCTAAAAGAATGCtctaatatacaaaatagtaAGCGGCCAATACCAAAAGATGGCTCTATAACATTAGGGATGAAATTTTCCTCTTGcactttttttgtaaatttttgaaaagaaaTCATATCTCTTGTTAATTCGAAACACACAGATCTTTCATCTTGTTCGGTGgaaacttttaaaatatatttattatgtttatttaattcatcaTCAATATGTAACAGATCTTCATTACTTTTTTgatttaaacaaatatatattttattttgatctcttctaaatttatttcctatttttgctttattaGGAATAATTTTCACACATTCTACTTCCACCGGTTCGTTATATTTTTCGCATGCATATAAATTTGCACTAGTAAATTTCATATGATGCTTTAAATCATAGGCAGATCTATCTGCATGACCAACTACTTCAATATAACCATAAGATGTTAATATTTCAGCATCCCAACAATCATTTGCATAATGTGCTATTTCTGTTTTTAAATGTTGTCTAAACCTTATTCCATCTTTGTTAATTccacattttaataaaaataaatatgtacgaGCAA
This genomic interval from Plasmodium brasilianum strain Bolivian I chromosome 13, whole genome shotgun sequence contains the following:
- a CDS encoding pantothenate kinase 1, which gives rise to MSAHIRNSVLGNSNAELVKKRNAYMNNAHEYVENFGRRRYMYKLVNRSKGSVSESDITANSINGGSYSANNINGGSYNANNINGGSYNANNINGGSYNTNNINGGSYNTSALDIGGTLIKVVYLNDEYVRAKSEEVSNEPLAIEIEENKYLYVNFFNIHDLEGTLDFLIKNDLIKKKIMLTGGGSHKYYYSIIDKIVKEEIRKRVKIANENYLLYVWNYSYDEEAFVLYVELCIEREDNNENKIIFNKEFLSKFKNYETIRVYLLKCITCNDKMDVSLEYNPNEVGCHSLYTNDDQREQIEACHYSRNVTNANNDNVFVRNINCVNCLSFKRDLIVECFRKDEMSCVMKGIYTLFNVKKSIVTYNSLLRTELPVQIKHPYSPFIIANIGSGISILKSNGHGCYKRISGTAIGGGTLMGIAQTILEKISFEQLIKLASKGTTNLDLKVKHMREDASGSTCINGHALATSFGNVQKILKKKKKKKEKEKEKRIIKTKK
- a CDS encoding pantothenate kinase 1; this translates as MVSYNVGYLVCLLAKIHNVFRIFFSGKYVSNHECIMESLTNGVYYYYRYYGLNTTEVCDTPDDKQINNMRIREDKDKDNARYDKKNAYKQVSPYPSHYSSNDDKTISTGQLPEVLFLKHDAFLGAIGCFFS
- a CDS encoding protein GPR89, which codes for MISWTAVFLCLYHLALSVLGSLFFENYLFKDFDNSFSLVKIIFCFSFVLCLSLLSMIVFEILGFITTSLKLFIWYIDITLLILFIYLIIPVSLIYTYITFEDEKTANSLFKFKYFYTALTKMKHKKKKIYLPDEDKTNFMRKLVYVSEDLILKMKNYNKKIRNRNKQKILKFVVGCIFFLPIIWFTFYKISMITLKNNSDVYDKSDIYDIGNILQEKFKLINKEFAEEYDTNNENSQNFLFIKIIKNLLIYISVTGMTIVSAFSAFTSLYSPYTNISNFFFFVTLKKVKIIEKKIMFITDELASKKKMLLLHDYPHLINLYSKNVHYNESCFSNKLHSYNNRNRHNNYTKNLHFDKTSSFYNTSANTNNYSFAQNVCLNGCENFTDNTFNYTNNNDTINRYVDNSPHNCYGILTYHIDDNFNVETMHSHNDHVNHCGRENKHGLKHTGGHKREEAEGVVMPMARIEPLNGNGNVNVGIRDSGKEQIKSRENKQRKQNEEIEYIHFKPFKKCNLYLGSHKSIYKNIYETFIKKEKNFGGIFNLNGGYDEVEGVVVEEKKEMEMLEKKMDMLEKKQKINVLNLTSPHEECKETHVENHHMSILNNNRREVEVDISTRSSSSNRFSPFVEYINSTNSLYKRNVKSTNLMENNNNNDNCININDNSTNNNINNNINNNNINNNNNNNKHVDYKKKFIFFKTTEKEEEREAYDVEHNEETKEISSCNDGEEKNKSIFHKYNNTVHSFKNLFRHFDTLPQDIKHKESKSINRRYISAFLFNSFQKPYKTFQSVKEFFTGKKANVNKKNKEILIQDIKALEYMAKNLYFLLDEVIKEQIRINQSTTFCGIFLYLLGIIMSILCIYKIVKTCYIIYMIEIYYRFISTYSSGHVLMLFYSRNMNISFINDLKNVLHIVHININLDNYVISITSILLLCFIFTNLKTFMEKIIKLRYSTKSSLYSNIAILVMCEIMDLYFSAYCIQLFDYLPVKEKVKMLYIFFNNNLLNLFKLKYHFDFVYVISLFISLALIKLHHKHRSDQFREI